CAGTTGCGCTAAGTGCGGAAACAGCCCTCTAAGCGTCCGATGACTTACGCTAATTTTACCATTGTCAACTTCAAGCGAGTGTAGCAATTGCCTCAAACATCGGCTTAGCTGGCTGGCTTTTTGTTGCGGCTTTAAGTTTGCACCCGATTTGAACAGCGACAACCTCACCGGCACTCAGAAAATCGTCTTTCAATGGGTGGGGTAGCTGCCTCAGTGCCGTGGCAACCGATACATCTGAAAAACAGGATATAACCCGAACAGATGTTTTAATGAGATTGTTTTTTTTAAAAGCGGGTAACGCGATTCGAACGCGCGACATTCACCTTGGCAAGGTGACGCTCTACCACTGAGCTATACCCGCAAATTTGCAGTAATCATTAATATGTCAGATTTTTCAGAGTTTGTCAACTCCCCGCGATGTTTTTTTTTTGCTTGGGGAGTTGGTATCGGCTGGAGGCTTATTTGCCGGCAGTTTTGAACCCGGTGCCAGCGTTGCTGAGAGCGCTCAATTACTGCCGATCCACCGGCTCTTGTATCGGCATGGCATTTTTTATGGGAGCCGGTAAACTCTGGGGCGTACCGGATGCGTGATCACTGTAAAGATCAGATACCACACTTCCCTTGACTTGATGCATCAAACTGGCCATTTCCAGGGCTGACATCCCGTAGTTCCAGCCGAGGTTGTTTTTAATTCCCGCTCGTTCTAGGGCTTGCTGCATCGTATCGGTGGTGACGACGCCAAACACCACTGGCACGCCGGTTTGGAAGCCCGCCGCTGCAATTCCCTTAGACACTTCAGCCGCCACATAATCAAAATGCGGGGTTTGACCCCGGATCACTGCCCCGAGACAAATCACCGCATCATAACGACCTGTCATTGCCAATTGGCGAGCCACCAGAGGCAGCTCAAAACTTCCGGGCACCCAAGCATAATCAACTTGAGTCCCCTGGGGATTGACATCAACGCCGTGACGTTTCAGGCAATCCTGACAGCCCTCTAACAGCTTGCCGGTAATCAGATCGTTGAAGCGACCAATAACGAT
Above is a window of Microcoleus sp. FACHB-672 DNA encoding:
- the ribH gene encoding 6,7-dimethyl-8-ribityllumazine synthase, producing MAVFEGNFTQTSQFKFAIVIGRFNDLITGKLLEGCQDCLKRHGVDVNPQGTQVDYAWVPGSFELPLVARQLAMTGRYDAVICLGAVIRGQTPHFDYVAAEVSKGIAAAGFQTGVPVVFGVVTTDTMQQALERAGIKNNLGWNYGMSALEMASLMHQVKGSVVSDLYSDHASGTPQSLPAPIKNAMPIQEPVDRQ